The following proteins come from a genomic window of Micromonospora zamorensis:
- a CDS encoding tetratricopeptide repeat protein produces the protein MVSGVLANVVSNLASDLLSGLAASVLGPTSIALAVGGIVGFVVYEVRRRRADREVDPEPTDVLTAPSTGAPTLPYTAEFTGREDHVEAVLGLLAREHAVAVLGRRAVGTSACAVQAANLCRDDFPDGQYYLDLRRRGRAHSARQVLTALARILGTAPPVSGRPDALVAAADALRGQLDGRRILLVLDNVDRPEQVWPLLPPTARTCRLLLAGGPALVGLKGVVAHWIAEPGTSEAVELFAAAGGAAPAARVRRADPRTDPEVREIVDLCGRQPRTVRALGYRTAQHGWRHSDLLDALRRAVQTPPHQRLAVSPAARLITERDTAYRALTRGARRLYRVMSLTPAPVDRPTIAALAGRHPERVTALLDQLAAAAFVVGAPGDRYEIRPLLAASARLHLRDADPARARVAAQARLTRHLARRAERHAANLAVLGTPPDREWSLPLDDDPYGWFDLHQELLLAVVRVPAGAAETLPRRVRRWWFRLAVALCGWLAYAERLDEWEQVCRTVLATPTADDRPEIAGWAHNELGVLRRRRHDPHGAAAALTLAVNERGRRGTAQARMNLGLALLDLGQLDDAVEHLEMSRRHRSGADRAGHALTDLGLGAAQLARGELDIAHHHLVRAANTFRSVGDARGYAAALTNLVLVHAALGEHLDAAQAWRAALHEYESVNDPTSRATALLNAGATLLSSTPGQAHTAYELLAESRRLREEARPTAGLARTLLYLGDAAAALGDHADARRHWADAAAVAEEVSDDQGLAAADARLEADATDRVT, from the coding sequence GTGGTCAGCGGTGTCCTCGCCAACGTGGTCAGCAACCTCGCCAGCGACCTGCTCTCCGGGCTGGCGGCCAGCGTGCTCGGGCCGACGAGCATCGCCCTCGCCGTCGGGGGCATCGTCGGCTTCGTGGTCTACGAGGTGCGTCGCCGCCGGGCCGACCGGGAGGTCGACCCCGAACCGACGGATGTGCTCACCGCGCCGTCCACCGGCGCGCCCACCCTGCCCTACACGGCCGAGTTCACCGGCCGCGAGGACCATGTCGAGGCGGTGCTCGGGCTGCTCGCCCGCGAGCACGCGGTGGCCGTGCTGGGCCGCCGCGCGGTGGGCACCTCCGCGTGCGCGGTGCAGGCCGCGAACCTGTGCCGGGACGACTTCCCCGACGGGCAGTACTACCTCGACCTGCGGCGGCGCGGTCGAGCTCACTCGGCCCGGCAGGTGCTCACCGCGTTGGCCCGGATCCTGGGCACCGCCCCGCCGGTCTCCGGTCGGCCGGACGCGCTCGTCGCCGCCGCCGACGCCCTGCGCGGCCAGCTCGACGGCCGCCGGATCCTGCTGGTGCTCGACAACGTCGACCGGCCCGAGCAGGTGTGGCCACTGCTGCCACCCACCGCGCGCACCTGCCGGCTGCTGCTCGCCGGCGGTCCGGCGCTGGTGGGGCTCAAGGGTGTGGTCGCACACTGGATCGCCGAGCCGGGCACCTCCGAGGCGGTCGAGCTGTTCGCCGCCGCCGGTGGGGCCGCCCCCGCCGCCCGGGTTCGCCGTGCCGACCCCCGCACCGACCCGGAGGTCCGCGAGATCGTCGACCTGTGCGGCCGTCAGCCGCGCACCGTCCGGGCGCTCGGTTACCGCACCGCGCAGCACGGCTGGCGGCACTCCGACCTGCTGGACGCGCTCCGTCGTGCCGTGCAGACACCGCCACACCAGCGGCTCGCCGTCTCGCCGGCCGCACGTCTGATCACCGAACGGGACACCGCGTACCGGGCGTTGACCCGCGGGGCCCGACGGTTGTACAGGGTGATGTCGCTGACCCCCGCCCCGGTGGACCGGCCGACCATCGCCGCGCTGGCCGGGCGGCACCCCGAGCGGGTGACCGCGCTGCTCGACCAGTTGGCCGCCGCGGCGTTCGTGGTCGGCGCGCCCGGCGACCGGTACGAGATCCGCCCGCTGCTGGCCGCCAGCGCCCGGCTGCACCTGCGCGACGCCGATCCGGCCCGGGCCCGGGTCGCCGCGCAGGCCCGACTGACACGACACCTGGCCCGCAGAGCCGAACGGCACGCGGCCAACCTGGCGGTGCTCGGCACCCCACCGGACCGGGAGTGGTCGTTGCCGCTGGACGACGACCCGTACGGCTGGTTCGACCTGCACCAGGAGCTGCTGCTGGCGGTGGTACGGGTGCCGGCCGGCGCGGCCGAGACGCTGCCCCGCCGGGTGCGCCGGTGGTGGTTCCGGCTGGCCGTGGCGCTCTGCGGCTGGCTGGCGTACGCCGAGCGGCTCGACGAGTGGGAGCAGGTCTGCCGCACCGTGCTGGCCACCCCGACGGCCGACGACCGACCGGAGATCGCCGGGTGGGCGCACAACGAGCTGGGTGTGCTGCGCCGTCGCCGCCACGACCCACACGGGGCGGCGGCCGCGCTCACCCTCGCGGTCAACGAGCGTGGGCGCCGGGGCACCGCCCAGGCCCGGATGAACCTGGGCCTGGCGCTGCTGGACCTGGGGCAGCTCGACGACGCGGTGGAGCACCTGGAGATGTCGCGTCGGCACCGCTCGGGGGCCGACCGCGCCGGGCACGCCCTCACCGACCTGGGTCTGGGCGCGGCGCAGCTGGCCCGCGGTGAGCTGGACATCGCACACCACCACCTGGTCCGGGCGGCCAACACGTTCCGGTCGGTGGGTGACGCGCGCGGATACGCGGCGGCGCTGACCAACCTGGTGCTGGTGCACGCGGCGCTCGGCGAGCACCTGGACGCCGCGCAGGCGTGGCGGGCCGCGCTGCACGAGTACGAGTCGGTCAACGACCCGACCAGCCGGGCGACGGCGCTGCTCAACGCCGGGGCGACGCTGCTGAGCAGCACGCCGGGGCAGGCGCACACGGCGTACGAGCTGCTGGCCGAGAGTCGGCGTCTGCGCGAGGAGGCACGCCCCACGGCGGGGCTGGCGCGCACCCTGCTCTACCTGGGTGACGCTGCCGCCGCGCTGGGCGACCATGCCGACGCGCGGCGGCACTGGGCGGACGCGGCGGCGGTCGCCGAGGAGGTCTCCGACGATCAGGGGCTGGCCGCTGCCGACGCCCGACTTGAGGCCGACGCCACGGACCGCGTGACGTAG
- a CDS encoding ABC transporter ATP-binding protein: MIVDALSVRGLSRNFGNLVVLDDVSFTLAAGRIAVVLGPNGSGKTTLLRCVVGADRPDAGEVRVQGRRADETDPQVRALVAAALDDIDFFPDLSVVEHLELVAYAHGGDAEPVEEVLAELGLEPARDQLPVTLSSGQRRRLALASCFVRPRRVLILDEPEQRLDVRGRQWLAERLLRERAAGTAVLLASHDPELIDAVVDERIEIGR; this comes from the coding sequence GTGATCGTGGACGCGCTCTCGGTACGGGGACTCAGTCGCAACTTCGGCAACCTGGTCGTGCTCGACGACGTGAGCTTCACGCTCGCGGCGGGCCGGATCGCGGTGGTGCTGGGCCCCAACGGCAGCGGCAAGACCACCCTGCTGCGCTGTGTCGTCGGCGCGGACCGCCCGGACGCGGGCGAGGTGCGGGTGCAGGGCCGCCGGGCCGACGAGACCGACCCGCAGGTGCGGGCGCTGGTGGCGGCGGCCCTGGACGACATCGACTTCTTCCCCGACCTGTCCGTGGTCGAGCACCTGGAGCTGGTGGCGTACGCCCATGGGGGTGACGCCGAGCCGGTCGAGGAGGTCCTCGCCGAGCTGGGTCTGGAGCCGGCCCGCGACCAGCTGCCGGTGACCCTGTCCAGCGGGCAGCGCCGCCGGCTGGCGTTGGCCTCGTGTTTCGTTCGGCCGCGCCGGGTGCTGATCCTGGACGAGCCCGAGCAGCGGTTGGACGTGCGCGGGCGGCAGTGGCTCGCCGAGCGGCTGCTGCGGGAACGCGCAGCCGGGACGGCCGTGCTGCTGGCCTCGCACGACCCGGAGTTGATCGACGCGGTGGTCGACGAGCGCATCGAGATCGGCCGGTGA
- a CDS encoding DUF6297 family protein: protein MTAPPATIADTPAGVPTARQLRTHLRKARSRHHDHSLGDVLGDAYVMVLFGAMYGWFAISASRDLLDSPTVGRAEPGVRWWLAVAALLAGAGLAWRGLRALGPLLVTPATQSWATSAPVDRRAWLAPRFALLLVGAAAGTAALGVAVAALGGVTDLAALGWAAGAGAGWGAAALALSVVAQSSRAGRRWPTLVGAVPMVAAAAITALVVLVGRFGDGLPRPATMPTVALFAAAVPLVGAGTILAVRALPRVDRATLTTGAQFANAASTAMILLDPSLLAGLVESRRWRRIGRVRSSRFLPGPGWWALLQADVRRLRRHPSAVLIWAALIGVQYAAALALPGLAGAAQVVFAYLAVDRLTGGLRSVSRSPGLRRALGGSDTLLRGIHVVVPAIGAGLWWLLTLPTVDPGPAWLAPTLAVGVVLAAFRAGTRPPINYGGATVNTPFGMIPVDLMRQGSRGPALLAVLVLVQLFLG from the coding sequence GTGACCGCCCCGCCGGCCACGATCGCCGACACGCCGGCCGGGGTGCCCACCGCCCGGCAGCTGCGGACACACCTGCGCAAGGCGCGCAGCCGACACCACGACCACTCCCTCGGCGACGTGCTGGGTGACGCGTACGTCATGGTCCTGTTCGGGGCCATGTACGGCTGGTTCGCGATCAGCGCGAGCCGCGACCTGCTGGACTCGCCCACGGTGGGGCGGGCCGAGCCGGGCGTGCGGTGGTGGTTGGCGGTCGCCGCGCTGCTGGCCGGCGCCGGGCTCGCCTGGCGTGGTCTGCGCGCTCTCGGGCCGCTGCTGGTCACCCCGGCCACGCAGAGCTGGGCGACCAGTGCGCCGGTGGATCGGCGGGCCTGGCTGGCGCCGCGCTTCGCCCTGCTGCTGGTGGGTGCCGCGGCCGGCACCGCGGCGCTCGGGGTGGCCGTGGCGGCGCTCGGCGGTGTCACCGACCTGGCGGCGCTGGGTTGGGCGGCCGGGGCCGGTGCGGGGTGGGGTGCGGCCGCGCTGGCGCTCAGCGTCGTCGCCCAGAGCAGCCGGGCGGGTCGGCGGTGGCCGACACTGGTCGGTGCGGTGCCGATGGTGGCCGCTGCGGCCATCACCGCCCTGGTGGTGCTCGTCGGTCGTTTCGGCGACGGGCTGCCCCGGCCGGCGACGATGCCGACGGTCGCGCTGTTCGCCGCGGCGGTGCCCCTCGTGGGCGCGGGCACCATCCTCGCGGTACGCGCGTTGCCCCGGGTCGACCGGGCCACGCTGACCACCGGCGCCCAGTTCGCCAACGCCGCCTCCACGGCCATGATCCTGCTGGACCCGAGCCTGCTCGCCGGCCTGGTGGAGAGCCGGCGTTGGCGTCGGATCGGCCGGGTTCGCAGCAGCCGCTTCCTGCCCGGCCCCGGCTGGTGGGCGCTGCTCCAGGCCGACGTACGCCGGTTGCGCCGCCACCCGAGCGCCGTGCTGATCTGGGCCGCCCTGATCGGGGTGCAGTATGCTGCCGCGCTCGCCCTGCCCGGGCTGGCCGGGGCCGCGCAGGTGGTGTTCGCCTACCTCGCCGTCGACCGGCTGACGGGTGGTCTGCGGTCGGTCAGCCGCTCACCCGGGCTCCGTCGGGCCCTCGGTGGCAGCGACACCCTGCTGCGGGGGATCCACGTGGTGGTGCCGGCGATCGGCGCGGGTCTGTGGTGGTTGCTGACCCTGCCGACGGTCGACCCGGGGCCGGCCTGGCTCGCGCCGACTCTGGCGGTCGGGGTGGTGCTCGCCGCGTTCCGGGCCGGCACCCGCCCGCCGATCAACTACGGCGGCGCGACGGTCAACACCCCGTTCGGGATGATCCCGGTCGACCTGATGCGACAGGGTTCACGCGGGCCGGCGCTGCTCGCCGTGCTGGTCCTCGTCCAACTGTTCCTGGGCTGA
- a CDS encoding ABC transporter permease subunit: MSQVRVLGELAVLDDVGPPRRGRAYPAAGATSALLLPAAVLLGGLVLWPVLRTMHASVTTDGRWVGAEHFRTALAAPGTGAVVGRTVLWALLVPAVVTALGYLLAAASRRSQEGGLVRLILLVPVALPLVVTGVTFRLMYDPDPRRGLATLVAARLTGRSYDDAPQLLGPGLVTVALMSAFVWAWVGLAVLVFRSALDAVPSSLADAVRAYGGGRRHVLWDAQWRPLLLRTTAVVFALVAVGTSRTFDLILVMTPGSVRDEASVLALRIWQTSGGTTTGDGAALGVVWLVAVVGGIMVAALFVRQAWPPPRAEAAPEPGPVAPPRRVFRLLAAGAAIAWLVPLGVLVATSAHGRVDAAARGWWSAPPNGESYRDLVTGTELWHTLGFTLLLASAVTATVLVVALLAAYPLAWLTGPAAQATGLVLLAASVVPIQVIAGPVNEVLGLVLSSGTAQGLALVHIALGVPFAVLVLRNAFADLPVEQVRDARLGGRRWWHTLRRLARHNLSAVVAVSVLEFVQVWNDLVVGRLFSGPGASPLGPFLAEQTRSFVSNSGALAASSVLASVLPVVLVVLSRRHLVAGLVSGGVR; this comes from the coding sequence ATGAGCCAGGTGCGGGTCCTCGGCGAGCTGGCGGTGCTCGACGACGTCGGGCCGCCCCGGCGCGGCCGGGCCTATCCGGCGGCGGGGGCGACCTCCGCACTGCTGCTGCCGGCCGCGGTGCTGCTCGGTGGGCTCGTGCTCTGGCCGGTGCTGCGGACCATGCACGCCAGCGTCACCACCGATGGCCGCTGGGTCGGCGCGGAACACTTCCGTACCGCGCTCGCCGCCCCGGGCACCGGCGCGGTGGTCGGCCGGACGGTCCTCTGGGCACTGCTGGTGCCGGCGGTGGTGACGGCACTGGGCTATCTGCTCGCCGCCGCCTCCCGCCGCTCCCAGGAGGGCGGGCTGGTCCGGTTGATCCTCCTGGTGCCGGTGGCGTTGCCGCTGGTCGTCACCGGGGTCACCTTCCGGCTGATGTACGACCCGGACCCGCGTCGGGGGCTGGCCACCCTGGTCGCGGCCCGGCTGACCGGCCGCTCGTACGACGACGCGCCGCAGCTGCTCGGGCCGGGGCTGGTCACCGTGGCGTTGATGTCGGCGTTCGTCTGGGCCTGGGTGGGGTTGGCCGTGCTGGTCTTCCGGTCCGCGCTGGACGCGGTGCCGTCGAGTCTCGCCGACGCGGTCCGCGCCTACGGCGGGGGGCGTCGGCATGTCCTGTGGGACGCGCAGTGGCGGCCACTGCTGCTGCGCACGACCGCTGTGGTGTTCGCGTTGGTGGCGGTCGGCACCAGCCGCACGTTCGACCTGATCCTGGTGATGACGCCCGGCTCGGTCCGGGACGAGGCCTCCGTGCTCGCGCTGCGGATCTGGCAGACGTCGGGCGGCACCACGACCGGCGACGGCGCGGCGCTCGGAGTGGTGTGGCTGGTGGCGGTCGTCGGCGGGATCATGGTGGCCGCGCTCTTCGTCCGACAGGCCTGGCCCCCGCCGCGCGCCGAGGCGGCCCCGGAGCCGGGCCCCGTAGCCCCGCCCCGGCGGGTGTTCCGGCTGCTCGCGGCGGGCGCGGCGATCGCCTGGCTGGTGCCGCTGGGGGTGCTGGTCGCCACGTCGGCACACGGCAGGGTGGACGCCGCCGCGCGGGGCTGGTGGTCGGCGCCGCCGAACGGCGAGTCCTACCGCGACCTGGTCACCGGCACCGAGCTGTGGCACACGCTGGGCTTCACGCTGCTCCTGGCCTCCGCGGTGACCGCAACGGTGCTTGTGGTCGCGCTGTTGGCCGCGTACCCGTTGGCCTGGTTGACCGGGCCCGCCGCGCAGGCCACCGGGCTGGTGCTGCTGGCGGCCAGCGTCGTGCCGATCCAGGTCATCGCCGGGCCGGTCAACGAGGTGCTGGGCCTGGTGCTCTCCTCCGGCACGGCCCAGGGCCTGGCCCTGGTGCACATCGCGCTGGGTGTGCCGTTCGCGGTGCTGGTGCTGCGCAACGCGTTCGCCGACCTGCCGGTCGAGCAGGTGCGCGACGCCCGGCTGGGCGGGCGTCGGTGGTGGCACACCCTGCGACGGTTGGCCCGGCACAACCTGTCGGCGGTGGTGGCGGTCTCCGTGCTGGAGTTCGTTCAGGTCTGGAACGACCTGGTGGTGGGTCGGCTGTTCAGCGGGCCGGGGGCGTCGCCGCTCGGCCCGTTCCTGGCCGAGCAGACCCGCAGCTTCGTGAGCAACAGCGGCGCGCTGGCGGCCAGTTCGGTGCTCGCCTCGGTGCTGCCGGTGGTGCTGGTGGTGCTGTCGCGGCGGCACCTGGTCGCCGGGCTCGTCTCTGGAGGTGTCCGCTGA
- a CDS encoding ATP-binding cassette domain-containing protein, protein MRATLRLRALVAVPGTGPVTLDVPAGTLAALVAPPRFGTAVARVLAGLAAPVTGRIMVGDRDVTTLPPPRRQIGYVPAGGALLPQLTVRRNIEYGQRKRERVHEVADDWTATVVDRLELAFSLTLLPHQINAAQRFRVALARAAACLPEVLVIDLPAGSAGDSALSDLMPRLSPPASPGVAVLVCTADPATLAEIPVRHELVTEPSEATP, encoded by the coding sequence GTGAGGGCCACGTTACGGCTACGTGCACTGGTCGCCGTCCCCGGCACCGGGCCGGTGACCCTCGACGTCCCAGCCGGCACCCTCGCCGCCCTGGTCGCGCCGCCCCGGTTCGGCACGGCGGTCGCCCGGGTGCTGGCCGGGCTCGCCGCCCCGGTGACCGGTCGCATCATGGTCGGCGACCGGGACGTCACCACCCTGCCGCCGCCGCGCCGGCAGATCGGCTACGTGCCCGCCGGTGGCGCCCTGCTCCCCCAGCTCACCGTGCGTCGCAACATCGAGTACGGCCAGCGCAAACGCGAACGGGTGCACGAGGTTGCCGACGACTGGACGGCCACCGTTGTCGACCGTCTCGAGCTGGCGTTCTCTCTCACCCTGCTGCCGCACCAGATCAACGCCGCCCAGCGGTTCCGGGTGGCGCTCGCCCGGGCGGCTGCCTGCCTGCCCGAGGTGCTCGTCATCGACCTGCCGGCCGGGTCGGCGGGCGACAGCGCCCTCAGTGACCTGATGCCTCGACTCTCCCCACCGGCCTCCCCCGGGGTGGCGGTGCTGGTCTGCACCGCCGACCCGGCCACCCTCGCCGAGATCCCGGTGCGCCATGAGCTGGTCACCGAGCCGAGCGAGGCCACCCCATGA
- a CDS encoding helix-turn-helix transcriptional regulator yields the protein MRASRLLSVLLLLQSHGRLTAAQLADRLAVSPRTIYRDVESLHAAGIPLYGEAGHAGGYQLVDGWRTRLTGLTADEADRLFLAGLPGPADELGYGDVVAALQLKLHAALPAPLRDRAARLQQRFHLDTPGWYADGDASPELARTAEAVWRQHRVEVRYRGWNGEVTRVLEPYGLVLKGGRWYVVADQPGRGSPATYRVNQILALTPLAQEFDRPADFDLPAWWRAHVVRFRAQLHRDEATVRLSPAGRQRLREIGSDPVVTAVDASAGPPDARGWVTAVLPIESLTHAHGDLLRLGADVEVLTPVALRERLAATAAGLAALYGPG from the coding sequence GTGCGGGCCAGTCGACTCCTTTCCGTCCTGCTGCTGCTCCAGTCACACGGTCGGTTGACCGCCGCGCAGCTCGCCGACCGGTTGGCCGTGTCCCCCCGCACCATCTACCGCGACGTGGAGTCGCTGCACGCCGCCGGCATCCCGCTCTACGGAGAGGCCGGGCACGCCGGCGGCTACCAACTGGTCGACGGCTGGCGGACCCGCCTGACCGGGCTGACCGCCGACGAGGCCGACCGGCTCTTCCTGGCCGGGCTACCCGGCCCCGCCGACGAGCTGGGCTACGGCGACGTGGTCGCCGCGCTGCAACTCAAGCTGCACGCCGCCCTCCCCGCGCCGCTGCGCGACCGGGCCGCCCGACTCCAGCAACGCTTCCACCTGGACACCCCCGGCTGGTACGCCGACGGCGACGCCTCCCCCGAGCTGGCCCGCACGGCCGAGGCGGTCTGGCGGCAGCACCGCGTCGAGGTGCGCTACCGCGGCTGGAACGGTGAGGTGACCCGGGTGCTGGAGCCGTACGGCCTGGTGCTCAAGGGTGGCCGGTGGTATGTGGTGGCCGACCAGCCCGGCCGGGGCTCGCCGGCGACGTACCGGGTCAACCAGATCCTCGCGCTGACCCCCCTGGCGCAGGAGTTCGACCGACCCGCCGACTTCGACCTGCCGGCCTGGTGGCGGGCGCACGTGGTGCGGTTCCGCGCCCAGCTGCACCGCGACGAGGCAACCGTCCGGCTCTCCCCCGCCGGTCGCCAGCGCTTGCGGGAGATCGGCAGCGATCCGGTGGTGACCGCGGTGGACGCCAGCGCCGGGCCGCCGGACGCACGTGGCTGGGTGACCGCGGTGCTGCCGATCGAGTCGCTCACCCATGCCCACGGTGACCTGCTGCGCCTGGGCGCCGACGTCGAGGTGCTGACCCCGGTGGCGCTCCGCGAGCGTCTGGCCGCCACGGCGGCCGGGCTCGCCGCGCTCTACGGGCCCGGCTGA
- a CDS encoding flavin-containing monooxygenase has product MASDHVDVLIIGAGLSGIGAACHLRRDCPDKTYAVLEARDAVGGTWDLFRYPGIRSDSDMFTLGYSFKPWTAPKAIADGTTIREYVRETAREYDVQRHIRFRHRVLRADWDSAAARWTVHAQRTDTAETVVLTCSFLFACTGYYRYDEGYTPALPGLDAYAGQVVHPQHWPDDLDHAGKRVVVIGSGATAVTLVPAMAERAAHVTMLQRSPTYVMALPSRDRLADALRRRLPAKAAYPVVRWKNVLLSTVNFQLSRRAPGLVKRVLRRAARGRLPVGYDVDRHFSPRYDPWDQRLCVAPDGDLFTAVAQGRASVVTDTIDTFTAHGVRLASGDELPADIVVTATGLNLLALGGLTVRVDGVDVDLANSVAYKGMMLSGVPNFALTIGYTNASWTLKADLVAGYVCRLLRHLDRTGQQVVTPLPPPDARRVPLIDLRSSYVLRAVDALPKQGAAAPWRLHQNYARDVLLMRHGRLTDEGVRFTRAGEVATPVGVQRPVPTSPSARR; this is encoded by the coding sequence TTGGCCTCCGACCACGTCGACGTGCTGATCATCGGTGCCGGCCTGTCCGGCATCGGGGCCGCCTGCCACCTTCGTCGTGACTGCCCCGACAAGACGTACGCGGTGCTGGAGGCGCGCGACGCCGTCGGCGGCACCTGGGACCTGTTCCGCTACCCGGGCATCCGCTCGGACTCGGACATGTTCACCCTCGGCTACTCGTTCAAGCCGTGGACCGCCCCGAAGGCCATCGCCGACGGCACGACCATCCGGGAGTACGTGCGGGAGACCGCCCGGGAGTACGACGTGCAGCGGCACATCCGCTTCCGGCACCGGGTGCTGCGCGCCGACTGGGACAGCGCCGCCGCCCGCTGGACGGTGCACGCCCAGCGCACCGACACCGCCGAAACCGTGGTGCTGACCTGCTCGTTCCTGTTCGCCTGCACCGGCTACTACCGCTACGACGAGGGTTACACCCCGGCGCTGCCCGGTCTCGACGCGTACGCCGGGCAGGTGGTGCACCCACAGCACTGGCCCGACGATCTCGACCACGCCGGCAAGCGGGTGGTGGTGATCGGCAGCGGCGCGACGGCGGTGACCCTGGTGCCGGCCATGGCGGAGCGGGCCGCCCACGTGACGATGCTCCAGCGCTCACCCACGTACGTCATGGCGCTGCCCTCGCGTGACCGGCTGGCCGACGCGCTGCGGCGCCGGCTGCCGGCGAAGGCCGCGTATCCGGTGGTGCGGTGGAAGAACGTGCTGCTGTCCACCGTCAACTTCCAGCTCAGCCGGCGTGCGCCGGGGCTGGTGAAGCGGGTGCTGCGCCGGGCCGCGAGGGGCCGACTCCCGGTCGGGTACGACGTAGACCGGCACTTCTCGCCCCGTTACGACCCGTGGGACCAGCGGCTCTGCGTGGCACCCGACGGCGACCTGTTCACGGCCGTCGCGCAGGGCAGGGCGTCGGTGGTCACCGACACCATCGACACCTTCACCGCGCACGGCGTGCGGCTGGCCTCCGGCGACGAGCTGCCCGCCGACATCGTGGTCACCGCGACCGGGCTCAACCTGCTGGCCCTCGGTGGTCTGACAGTGCGCGTGGACGGCGTCGACGTCGACCTGGCGAACAGCGTCGCCTACAAGGGCATGATGCTCTCCGGCGTGCCGAACTTCGCCCTGACCATCGGCTACACGAACGCGTCGTGGACGCTCAAGGCCGACCTGGTCGCCGGGTACGTCTGCCGGCTGCTGCGGCACCTGGACCGCACCGGCCAGCAGGTCGTCACCCCGCTCCCGCCGCCCGACGCGCGGCGGGTGCCGCTGATCGACCTGCGCTCCTCCTACGTGCTGCGCGCTGTCGACGCCCTGCCCAAGCAGGGTGCGGCCGCGCCGTGGCGGTTGCACCAGAACTACGCCCGTGACGTGCTGTTGATGCGGCACGGCCGGCTCACCGACGAGGGTGTGCGCTTCACCCGGGCCGGCGAGGTGGCCACACCCGTCGGCGTCCAGCGTCCCGTCCCGACCAGTCCGTCTGCTCGTAGGTAA
- a CDS encoding extracellular solute-binding protein — MTPTVRLGRRTLLRAAAAGAAALAAGCSGGTRSVQVAVVWSTSELDRFREVVADYPGDVQVVSAGNDIDAFLRARHLAGTSPDVAILPRPGLVTEYAQRGWLSPVRPSTEYAVPDALGELLTAEGRRYGVWVKAAHKSLVWHLPSVLSEQPANWDELVALTRRLGAAARRDGGPAPLAIGAADGWVLTDWFENVLADVAPESYNILARPDADWQARPVRDALGRLAELWSVDGAFLGGGRRALLTQYEESVIQMVHTRRAVMLFGADFTADVVGPFQRGPEAPTTFPFPGARPGGGPLIVGGDAAVAFTGAQGGVELVEWLTRAGSFGPWLRAGGYLSPNTNVPISSYTDPVGQQLAREMQAPGTLRFDLSDQLRGAFTGSDGVGIWRIMQGFFADVTDGVGAAEAIRRATGQLALAARSAGGGR, encoded by the coding sequence ATGACGCCGACCGTCCGACTGGGTCGTCGTACGCTGCTGCGGGCCGCCGCCGCGGGTGCCGCGGCCCTGGCCGCAGGCTGCTCCGGCGGGACCCGGTCGGTGCAGGTCGCGGTCGTCTGGAGCACCAGCGAGCTGGACCGGTTCCGCGAGGTCGTCGCCGACTACCCCGGCGACGTGCAGGTGGTCAGCGCCGGCAACGACATCGACGCGTTCCTGCGGGCCCGGCACCTCGCCGGCACCAGCCCGGACGTGGCGATCCTGCCGCGCCCCGGCCTGGTCACCGAGTACGCCCAGCGCGGCTGGCTGAGCCCGGTGCGCCCGTCCACCGAATACGCGGTGCCCGACGCGCTGGGCGAGCTGCTGACCGCCGAGGGCCGGCGCTACGGCGTCTGGGTGAAGGCGGCGCACAAGTCACTCGTCTGGCACCTGCCGTCCGTGCTGTCCGAGCAGCCGGCCAACTGGGACGAGCTGGTCGCGCTCACCCGCCGGCTCGGCGCGGCCGCACGGCGCGACGGCGGCCCGGCGCCCCTGGCCATCGGCGCGGCGGACGGGTGGGTGCTGACCGACTGGTTCGAGAACGTGCTGGCCGACGTGGCACCCGAGAGCTACAACATCCTCGCCCGCCCGGACGCCGACTGGCAGGCCAGGCCGGTGCGCGACGCCCTGGGTCGGCTCGCCGAGCTGTGGAGCGTCGACGGCGCGTTCCTCGGCGGCGGGCGTCGGGCCCTGCTCACCCAGTACGAGGAGTCGGTGATCCAGATGGTGCACACCCGGCGTGCGGTGATGCTCTTCGGGGCCGACTTCACCGCCGACGTCGTCGGCCCGTTCCAGCGGGGCCCGGAGGCACCGACCACGTTCCCGTTCCCGGGCGCCCGGCCGGGCGGCGGCCCACTGATCGTCGGCGGGGACGCCGCGGTGGCGTTCACCGGCGCCCAGGGCGGGGTCGAGTTGGTCGAGTGGCTCACCAGGGCCGGCTCGTTCGGGCCGTGGCTGCGCGCCGGCGGCTATCTCTCGCCCAACACCAACGTCCCGATCAGCAGCTACACCGACCCGGTCGGCCAGCAGTTGGCCCGGGAGATGCAGGCGCCCGGCACGTTGCGTTTCGACCTCTCCGACCAGCTGCGCGGCGCGTTCACCGGCTCGGACGGGGTCGGCATCTGGCGGATCATGCAGGGCTTCTTCGCCGACGTCACCGACGGCGTCGGCGCCGCCGAGGCGATCCGCCGCGCCACCGGTCAGCTCGCTCTGGCGGCCCGCAGCGCGGGTGGCGGCCGATGA